The window atatatattgttgagTTTTCATTCCATTTATAAATCTGTAACAACATAACCATATCAGTTccaatttttatatgatttaagaAATGATTTGATATGGTTTGAACTCCGAAGAAAAAAAGTGACTgtttgatatatttttgatttatcaAACGAAAAACCACATTCTATTATTCGAATCTTGGTTGGTGTTAAAGATGCCTAAACACCTCAAATACAGTTCACTATACAGTTAATTTTTGGGGTATTGTAGTTTACACAAATACAAAGAGTCAAATACGCTCATAGCATGGGGTATAAGACAGAGACAAAGAAaaagatatttattaaataaaatgccACGTGGCATtaaaaatcgtaaaagagcAAGGCTCCGCTGAGCTGTCTATAAAATGCCAGAGATGCATCCCTTCAAGACATCCCACACAAAACTTACCCAAATCCTTTGTCTGAAACCAAGAGCTGTCCTAGTTACGATGGCCATAACTGCTACTCAAAACGACGCTGTTTCGTTCTCAGCCGATAAGATTTCATATGATCTTGTGGAAACTGATGTTGACATCATCACTTCCGGTCGCCGTCGTATTCCGGCACACTCCGGCGTACTGGTAAGACTCTTTTTGTTGCATGTCCGATCAGTTTCCTACGTTCTCCATCTTATTTCTTCTTTCGATATCAAACTTTCAATGCAGGCTTCTGCATCGCCGGTACTTACCAACATCATCGAGAAGCCGAGGAAAAGCCACGGCGGACGCGGATCATCGAAGAGAGTGGTTAAGATTCTCGGCGTTCCATGTGACGCCGTTTCAGTCTTCGTTAGATTCCTCTACTCTCCCAGGTTAGTctcatattttttcaaatattacgAATGATTAGGGTTTTGATAAACTTTTAGATGAATTGAATGAATTtatttactaatattatttCCTACTAAAATCGTGGGAAGATCATTGCTAAATGgttgatttatttatatatatatacacaaatttTGACTTTTCCAATATAAACCGTATCACGATTGATTTGGACTTTGATTTAATATTCAAAACGTGTGAAACACAAGGAAGGCAAAACTTATTATGAATCAAATTTGAAACATTCAACTGCAATTGTTTTTTCTCTATAATGTCTAAAATACCATTTCGTGTCGTTCGTTTAGTTTGACGGAGAAGGAAATGGAGAATTATGGAATCCATCTACTTGCTCTATCACACGTGTACATGGTGCCTCAGCTTAAGCAAAGGTGCACGAAAGGCGTCGGCGAGAGAGTGACGGCAGAGAACGTGGTCGATGTTCTCCAACTAGCTCGGCTTTGCGACGCACCTGGCCTCTGTCTCAAGTGTATGCGTTTGATCCACTCAAAGTTCAAGACCGTTGAGCAAACCGAAGGATGGAAGTTTCTTCAAGAACACGATCCTTTGCTTGAACTCGACATTCTCCAGTTCATCGATGAGGCTGAATCGGTAACAGATCTTTAAACCCATAacgtttttcatttttacatttttttctctgtttgttTCCTcctggtttatatatatataatatataaaccaaaagtCTGGACTGATATTATTACTAAAATTACTCTTATAATTTATCTGTATTAGCAAAGCCTTAATATAAGATTTAAAAGGCCGATAATGCCAAACTAGTGACTAGTTAAGAACTTGAGAGTAGTATAGTTATTGTTGGAAAAAGGTCAAGAACATTTTAagtcattttaatataaaaatcgaaAATTTTGGGCCATTCGACTAAGTATAATAGCTTTATAAATTTAGGGACCAGTGTGAATGTTTCATCCTGGACGTGTTCAGAACTGGCTATGAGTATCAGTTTCTGACCATATTTAGGTTTTTGGGTGATTTCTTGcagaggaagaaaagaagacGGAGACACAGACGAGAACAGAATCTTTATATGCAATTGAGTGAAGCCATGGAATGTATCGAGCACATATGCACTGAAGGTTGCACGTTGGTACGACCATCGTCCAACTTAGACAACAAGAAGTCAACATCTCAAGTAAAAAGCGGTCCATGCAGTGCTTTCTCGACTTGTTACGGACTCCAACTTTTAATACGTCACTTTGCAATCTGCAAGAAACGAGTCGATGGCAAAGGTTGTCTTCGTTGTAAGAGAATGATTCAACTCCTTAGACTCCATTCTTCAATCTGCGACCAATCTGAGTCTTGTCGTGTCCCACTTTGCAGGTAAAACAGCCAACATATTGAGAATAATTAAGTAAAAcccacgtttttttttctttttgattctaGTGATAAAAGTATTCACTTCTCTATAGTAAAATCTTGTTTGATATTCACTTTCGGTGAcaataataatgataatatgTTTGTGGTGGTGACCTACTTATTAGATGATGAGTCATGATCAGAAGGCTGGAAATAACTTTTGTTTTCGTAAAgctattttacaaaaatcttttgtttttgtaaagaTATTTTAGAAGTTGGAATCTAATTTCATTGTCACTTTTTTTTGTGATTGGAGTAGGCAATTTAAGAATAGAGGAGAAATGGACAATAAAATGGCCGAGGACACAAAGTGGAAGGTTCTAGTGAGAAGAGTTGCGTCTGCGAAAGCCATGTCTTCATTGTCTCAATCAAAGAAGCAGAAATCTGAAGTGTTATTCAAAGAAGAAGCTGAATTTTTCATCAGAATCAGGAAGAAGttattttgatttgttattGTGTTTCTTGTAGACTTGTAGATTATGTATTTAATGAGCGATTGTTAGTAATTTGTCTCTCGGAATGGTTGATTGGGTTAAATTTGTCGATGAGTAACCCTTTTAATTTGTTGTTTGTTTGATcctatttataaataaatgtatttacATATGTTCTTTTATCAAACGTATTCAGCTATGTGATTCATAAGTAAAATTATATGTAATCTTTTTAACAATGTAGTTTgcttaaaaaacaattttatttgcAAGACTAAAAGTAACAATGTGGAAAATCATTTTACCACAAAGTTTTAATCTGTGATCCATTTTTGAAAAGTCtcatccaattttttttgtctacttATACAAATATTCAATCTTATACGTTTCTGATACAAgatttttaacatatatttcaTAGAAATATTCGGTTAGGACTATACAATTcgaaattatcaaaataattttagatgTATGTATCTGATATGATCAGATCTCGTTGTGTTTTTGCGATAACAAAACATACATATTGTATATGAATCCTTACAAGTAGATATTATATCTGAGCCCTGAGGtactttttttaatctaaactcCAAGTTGTATCGTCCAATCAATTACAATCATTGTAACTACgaatgagaaaagaaaaattgcAAGGAAGAAACATAAATTCAATATAAGGAGATGAAGATTGACCAACTGGTCTTAGTCATTGGTATAGTGGAAGTCGATCATGATTTGAGGATTCAAAAGCaaacaaagaaaattattagaaaaacgTGTACTTTATTACCACAacagatatttatatttatttttattgtgtaGTTGAAAACGCTAAGACGTGTGGGAAACATACGAACCACGCCATGTGGTGGTTTCATGTCTGTCTAATGTCTCACATTTCAATTCATACTGATTAACTACCATATGAAAATGCAATAACTATAAATAGTATAAATAAACCAACAAAAGGACCTACTTAAGAGTTTATTCTTTTCGAAATGGTATAAGAATATATTCATGATATGACAAAATAATTTGGCTAAGAAAATTAAGACGGCGACGAGAATGTAAGAcatatctttaaaaataaagttcagAAATGGAGCCATGCAGCCACAAATGTTTTGATACTACTAGACCGATAGAGAGTTTCTACTAGAGACCACAACTTGATTCTTATGATGTAAACATGAGTGGCTACAGTTTTAACCACataatagtttttattaaaataaaatgttgtgTTTCAACCATCTGATTTTTAgtgattgtgtttgtgtatGACATTTGAGTTGTAAATAAAATGTTGTAATGAAATATGAAATACTTATCAATGTGTTCCAATTCAGGTCCTTGAACCGTGAATCCTAATAGCTATTCAACGGCAGTGAATTCACCAATAACAATGTTGAAAAGCGTTTACTATCATTCATCCGCTTCTGACAAAGTAGAGACAAGTTCTTATTGTTAGCCACAAGGGCGACATGTCGAGTATTTACTTTAGCTCATGGCTTTATATGTTGCTATCAAAGACAACACCGAGACTTGTGTTCCTAACAAACGGTATATGCATCAACGGGTTACGGTTCTATGGGACCAAATACGGATAGAGGAGCTATGccaaaaagagttttttttaaaaaaaatctgatagaATTTCTCGTTGATAagaaatacatataaagaaatctgacaaaaagggaaaattttaaaagtgccCACACGCAGGATCGAACTACGGACCTTCAGTTTACAAGACTGAcgctctaccactgagctatACGGGCATTTTATACAATGTTttacttaaaattataaattcggTTCAAAGAAccaattgtttattttttgctaaaatttggtgAAAGAACCAATAGTTCCACAGGCaatcaataaatgtgaaatcCGTTCGATAATCTGGAACCAGAGTGCACGATAATGATTTAGCCTATAATGAACCATGTCTCAGTATCTAACAAGGAAGTCTTTGACAAACCATTATGTTTTAGCCTATAAAAGTCAATGCACGATAAGTATCTACCTTCCTAGAGTAATGAGAGATTCGTGAGCCTCATACTAAGTAAGTAGTACCATGTTCTGTAAATGCTCAAATGACAATTTTGCTTCAGTTGTAGCAGGTCTCTTAATAATCAACCGTTGGTCCATGTCGGAGAACTCCAAGGAAACAAGATATGCGAACCCTTCATGAGATCTGTAAAGAAGTGTTAATATGGAGAAAGATGATAATACTAAGAGAGACATTTGTTAGTAGACTTTATCATAACACAGATGGACGAAAAACACACTGAACTATGGACTTATAAGATTGCATAGTTGAAAAACCGGGTCATTGTCTCCAGCTAACAGTGAATCATTTACAGAATGGCCAAGTCTGTCCATCGTTACACACAAAGTCAATTTTAGTTCCTGTCCGTCATCGCACACAAAACCACTTTAAGTTACTCCAATAACCGCAAAGTATGCAGAAGTGCAGAACATGGAATGAATGGCATCTTAGTTTTTCTCCCCCAggtataaaaataaacataagcGAATATATCCATCACCATGCAGTAAAGCTCTCTCTTGCACTAAACACTAGTCTATGCAACTAACGAAAGATAAGACATGAGTTTGCAAATTAAATCGAtaattctaaattctaaatgtttttatacaatacaaaataattttattacgTGAGCTTTGAATGTAATATTTCGGGCatatcaaattttactatttactatgtaaattcttttttattttttaaaaaaaattatgtaagtacttaaaaatagaaaatcaacTTAAAATTTATACTTAAAGAAAAATAGACATTCAAGCGTTAGCTGATCCATATAATACCAAGACAGAAAATTGACTAATCAACCGATTAcgtaaaaaacatttttttttaaaacgtagCATGCATGTGcggtgataaaaaaaatttggttgaaCATTTTGATAATTTGAAATCTGAAAAGTGTGCTGTGGTGTgtaatttgataatttataaatatgaattttcattttttacgatGACAATCTTTTTCCTCTTTTTGTTCGTTTTATAATCCCttttaaagatataaatatCTTCgtctttttaaaagaaaatatcttaTATTAAAAAGGTGCTTTtgtaaatgagaatttataaataTGACTACTTTTCCTTTCTTaatatattacaattttttccttcctttttttgttcttttccaTAATCTGTCTTTAGATTTAGCCCCAGTAGTTTGaacgtaaaagaaaaaaataacaaacttaAAAAGAAACCCTAGTACGGGTGGTAGAGGACTTGTGTCTGAAATTTGTTAACCTTTAGAGAAGATGAGTGGGAAGAACGATGCGGCGAAGACAGGCAAAATAGCGGTGTGGTGGGACATGAAGGACTGTCCggttccagagggtattgatGATCATCGTGTCCGTCCGAGTATAGAAGGTGCCTTCAAGGAACAAGGCTACTCTGGTCCTGTCTCCATCACAGCCTATGGCGACCAAAAACAAACCCCTGAACACGTGCTACGAGCTCTATCTTCCACTGGAGTCGCGGTGGTACATATCGGATCTGGTTAGTCCAATTAGTTGttatatcataaatataaaaaatgttatagttAGATCTTGTGTATCTATAGTGAGTATGTTTCCTTTGTAATGAAACAGAAAGCACGTGCGCAGTCATGTACCTTGATATGGTGAAATGGCGAGAGGATAATCCTCCTCCGGCTACAATGATGATCATAACCAATCAGATGCTAGATGTCTTCAACTGGGATCTGGCCCGGCTACAACAACGCACGAGTTACAACATTTTTCTGGCTTATTCAATTAGGCCTGTCGCAGCATTGTTCGTGTACACTCGCAAAGAGTGGCTCTGGGAAAAATTACTACATGGGACGACGTCGACAAGCGTAGACACGGCGGGTGAATTATCTACCGTGTTTCATTGCGAATTTTGCTCTTTGGATTGCCAAAGCGTGAAGAGTTTCAAAAAGCATCTCTCCACTAAAAAGCATGCAATAGAAGTAACCATCCtttcgctctctctctctgcttaattattaaaaaaaaaaatcagtttaattAAGAGTTAAAACATATTGGTTTTACAGGAGGTGTTAAACCCTCAGCCTACACAACTTATATCTGTAACGAAGAGGTGGGGGAAGAACTATGCTGCGACGCCTGAATATGCGACAGCTAAAATCCATGTGAGTTGGGACATGTCTGAGTGTCCTATTCCCGACGGTTATGATGCTCGTCGGGTCCGTCCCAGTTTGGAAGGAGCTTTCAAGGAACTAGGCTACTCTGGTCCTGTCTCCATCACTGCCTTTGGTGACCATAAACAAACCCCTGAACGCCACCTTCATGCCCTCTCTTCCACTGGAATCGATGTTGCACATGCCCTTCCGggttagtccatttggaatttaaaaaaataaaaataaattagcaACTATCCCTTGCATGCAATTtaccttttgttttgttgaaacAACAGAATTCATATACAGTCGCATGTTTGATGATTTGAAGCAATGGCGAGATAACAATCCTACTCCGACTACAATGATGATCATATCGGATGGGGCTGAAATTTTGTTAGGAGGTTGTCTTGCCAGGCTAAAACAACTAAAGAAATACAACCTGTTTTGGGCTTATTCTTTTAGGCCTTGGAAAATGTCAGTCATGCTCACTTCTGCCGAGTGGCTCTGGGATAGCTTACTTGCAGGTGTTTTGTTTTATTACCTCTTCTATCCACttccacatatatatatatatatatatatatataaccaccAAACTAATCTCTTAAAGCTATTAGTTTCAGAGACCAAAAGACATGTTCTTCGGAAGTGCAGTGGAAGTAGTGAAAGCGTTGTTGAGTCTACCGGAATGTTTTATTGCAAAATGTGCTTCTCTAAGCGCAAACGCCTGGATAAATTCGTGAAGCATCTCTCGAGTAAAAAACATATCTCCGAAGTAagcatcctctctctctctctctctctctctttgtgaTCTATACATTTTTGTCTAACCATTTTAGCAAGCAGGAGGAGGGTATTACTGAGCATGTTGAAGCTTCCGAGAAGCGGCGACTGTACTGTCTAAAggcaagtttttttttcctcaatgattaatttaataagattttacCAGAAAGACAAAATTGTATGCATGCCATTTCTCACAactctgtgtttttttttcatattgtaGAAAGAATGTTTTCCAGAGAGCAAGCGGTTGAGGAAAGCTGCCTAGTCGAGGTCGAAAAGTTGTGACTCAAGTGATCAGAGTCTAATCCTATCCTATCTTTATTTTTCGTTTCCTAGTCTATGTTTCGTTTTGAAGTATTTAAAACAatggctatatatatatattgtagcaATGGATCTTGATAGCTGCGTCTAGACTCCAGAACTAGGCCCAAAATGTATTTTTGGTACTCTTAAGAGTTTCTGTCTTTTTTTGGATCTCTGTTTCTAACTTTGTTCACTTCCCAAAGGCTCGTCAAACATAGGTGATTGAGTACACAACAGTGTTAACAATTTCTTGAATAACTTCTGAATAGCAGATTGTCCTGTGATTGAATCCTCTGTTTTGGAGGAATATGAAACCGAAATAACATGAACTAAATGTATTCTTTCTTATTGAAGAGAAGAGTTTCCATGCACAGTACACCATGTCTCAGTTTTTAACAAGGAACTCTTTGACTAACCAACCATTATGTATCAGCCTATAAAAATTCATCAATCCACAATATGTTCCTATAGAAATGAGAGATTCGTTAGCCTCATACTAAGTAGTTACCAAACTTTGGACTTGTAAGATTGCATAGTTGGGTTAGCAACACCATTATCTCCAGCTGAGTAGTGAACCATTTACAAAAAAAGTCACACCCATTACACACAAACCACTTTTAGTTACTCAATAACCGCAAGTATGAAGAAGATGGACCTTACTCTTTTTCtctcaaatacaaaaataatcatAAGAGAGTATATACATTACCCTGTAGTAAAGCTCTCTCTTGCAGTTGCACTGAACAGTACTCCATGCAACTAACACCTAGTAACGGTATTAGAGATATGTGGGCCGTAAGATGTGTATCTTACGGACCAAGATTGTGAAGCCCATGAAACCCATGAAGACCATCAAGACTAAAAGGAAAGACTTGAAGAACAAGTTACTCTCAAGATATTCTAGCATATTTACATTAAGTGTTTAGGAAAGTTAGCATTATCTAGTGTTAACATTATGTTAATGTTACcactatatatatgcatattgtattctcttattaaacacaacacaataatatatctattctattatattttacatggtatcagagcagacGATTCTTTGGGATCGAAATTAAAACTTCCGCATTATAAGTTTAGAGCTTTGATGGCGTTCATCGTTGGTGTTGGCGatgttgaagaagatggtgacgGTAATGACGATGAAGACGTGGTAATATGAGTCGCTGGGGTTTTGtgttattagggttttgttttctttttatatttagttaagtGCAATAGGTTTTGTTCTACCtgctttgttttttgtttagattttttttttcttatggttTGGTCTAGGGGTTATTGAGAGATGTTTGAAAAGGTCCTTAGGTTAAAAGATCGGGTTTTCAcagttgtttatttttttgagatCTATTCTATAGTTTAGAATTTCTCAGAGTGTTTTGTTTCCCATAGTTTGGGATTTATTGGTTATAGTTTAACCATTACGGGGGAGTTCTAGTAGAAcgctcaattttttttttaggtcaaGTTGTTTAGTCCGAGTTATGGACTGTCCGAGTTAAGGACGATTATTTGTGGAGTTGTAGTTGCGCCCACGGGATGTATTCCCATTGTCAAGACCAAAGAAAAGCTGAAGTTTTCATCCCTCCTTGTCTAAAGTTGAAGTTTATTCTCGGAGAAACCTACTGATTTGTTTTTCTCGACATAGTGTCCACGACATACGTGGTCTGCTTTGTGATTGCAGATTTGCGTGTTGCATCCCACGTTTGTCGTGCGGGGGAGTATTAGAGATATGTGGGCCGTAAGATGTGTATCTTACGGACCAAGATTGTGAAGCCCATGAAACCCATGAAGACCATGAAGACTAAAAGGAAAGACTTGAAGAACAAGTTACTCTCAAGATATTCTAGCATATTTACATTAAGTGTTTAGGAAAGTTAGCATTATCTAGTGTTAACATTATGTTAATGTTACcactatatatatgcatattgtattctcttattaaacacaacacaataatatatctattctattatattttacaaacgGAGAGATATAACAAAATGTAAATCGATAATCCTAGGTACTAAATGCCTTGCTCTAAGCCTAACTCGAAGACTATTGCACACATGTAGAAACGATATGCAAACCGGCTTTGACAAAACTGCTTAGAGGGAAGAAGAATAAGAGAATGATTACTGTCAGCTACTGAGACCACAATCCTACAGTCACGTTCGGCTGCTTCCATTTCAAATACTTCATCGGGCAATATTTCTAGTTTTAAGGGCTTGGCCCATTTTAAGCCCAAATAAAATTATGGtccaattttgtatttaaaagagcaaaaattaaagaaaatttcaCTAAATTTTAACCAGTTGAATATCAACTTAAGAAGTGAATTCAATAAAGAGTTAGGATGTGATTTCCATTAAAATGAGAAATTAACTAttattcaaacatgaattttaaaaactaatttaaaatttatattatcaaaCTTGACATTTAATTAACTTATTTTGAAATCCACGattattgaaaataattaaactcGTGAAAATATAGACAAGCAAAGGGGTGTTGTGGAGTTAGAAAAACAGAGGAGTCTCTTGATTGGGTAAGTAGTAAATGTTATGACTGAATTATTATGATaatttagtatttgattttttaattattacacaaTAAGCAA of the Brassica napus cultivar Da-Ae unplaced genomic scaffold, Da-Ae ScsIHWf_716;HRSCAF=1039, whole genome shotgun sequence genome contains:
- the LOC125605184 gene encoding BTB/POZ and TAZ domain-containing protein 1-like, producing MPEMHPFKTSHTKLTQILCLKPRAVLVTMAITATQNDAVSFSADKISYDLVETDVDIITSGRRRIPAHSGVLASASPVLTNIIEKPRKSHGGRGSSKRVVKILGVPCDAVSVFVRFLYSPSLTEKEMENYGIHLLALSHVYMVPQLKQRCTKGVGERVTAENVVDVLQLARLCDAPGLCLKCMRLIHSKFKTVEQTEGWKFLQEHDPLLELDILQFIDEAESRKKRRRRHRREQNLYMQLSEAMECIEHICTEGCTLVRPSSNLDNKKSTSQVKSGPCSAFSTCYGLQLLIRHFAICKKRVDGKGCLRCKRMIQLLRLHSSICDQSESCRVPLCRQFKNRGEMDNKMAEDTKWKVLVRRVASAKAMSSLSQSKKQKSEVLFKEEAEFFIRIRKKLF
- the LOC125605183 gene encoding uncharacterized protein LOC125605183, producing the protein MYLDMVKWREDNPPPATMMIITNQMLDVFNWDLARLQQRTSYNIFLAYSIRPVAALFVYTRKEWLWEKLLHGTTSTSVDTAGELSTVFHCEFCSLDCQSVKSFKKHLSTKKHAIEEVLNPQPTQLISVTKRWGKNYAATPEYATAKIHVSWDMSECPIPDGYDARRVRPSLEGAFKELGYSGPVSITAFGDHKQTPERHLHALSSTGIDVAHALPG